In Arthrobacter citreus, a genomic segment contains:
- the ilvD gene encoding dihydroxy-acid dehydratase encodes MSLEKTPDIKPRSRVVTDGIHAAPARGMFRAVGMGDDDFAKPQIGVASSWNEITPCNLSLNRLAQGAKEGVHAGGGFPMQFGTISVSDGISMGHEGMHFSLVSREVIADSVETVMMAERLDGSILLAGCDKSLPGMLMAAARLDLSSVFLYAGSIMPGFAKMEDGTEREVTLIDAFEAVGACAAGKMSLKDLDTIERAICPGEGACGGMYTANTMACIGEALGMSLPGSAAPPSADRRRDEFARKSGEAVVNLLRKGITARDIMTKKAFENAIAVTMAFGGSTNAVLHLLAIAREAEVDLTLEDFNRIGDKIPHLGDLKPFGRYVMHDVDKIGGVPVIMKALLDAGLIHGDCLTVTGKTVAENLAKIDPPDPDGKVLRAMDNPIHKTGGITILHGSMAPEGAVVKSAGFDADVFEGTARVFEREQGALDALDAGAIHAGDVVVIRYEGPKGGPGMREMLAITGAIKGAGLGKDVLLLTDGRFSGGTTGLCIGHVAPEAVDGGPIAFVKDGDRIRVDIAARTFDLLVDADELEARKEGWKPLPAKFTTGVLGKYAKLVNSASTGAYCG; translated from the coding sequence ATGAGCTTGGAGAAAACCCCTGACATCAAACCCCGAAGCCGAGTAGTCACCGACGGGATCCACGCAGCTCCGGCGCGGGGCATGTTCCGTGCGGTGGGAATGGGAGACGACGATTTCGCCAAACCGCAGATCGGCGTCGCCAGTTCCTGGAACGAAATTACGCCCTGCAACCTGTCCCTGAACCGGCTGGCCCAGGGCGCCAAGGAAGGCGTCCACGCCGGCGGCGGGTTCCCGATGCAGTTCGGCACCATTTCCGTTTCCGACGGCATTTCCATGGGGCATGAGGGCATGCATTTCTCCCTCGTCTCCCGCGAGGTCATTGCCGACTCCGTGGAAACCGTCATGATGGCCGAGCGGCTGGACGGCTCCATTCTGCTGGCCGGCTGCGACAAGTCGCTTCCCGGCATGCTGATGGCGGCGGCCCGCCTCGACCTCTCCAGCGTTTTCCTTTACGCCGGATCGATCATGCCCGGCTTTGCCAAAATGGAAGACGGCACCGAGCGCGAGGTCACGCTCATTGACGCCTTCGAAGCGGTCGGCGCCTGCGCCGCCGGCAAGATGAGCCTCAAGGACCTGGACACTATCGAACGTGCCATCTGCCCGGGCGAAGGCGCCTGCGGCGGCATGTACACCGCCAACACCATGGCCTGCATCGGCGAGGCGCTGGGCATGTCTCTGCCCGGTTCGGCCGCTCCGCCCTCAGCGGACCGCCGCCGCGACGAATTCGCCCGCAAGTCCGGCGAAGCCGTGGTCAACCTGCTCCGCAAGGGCATCACCGCCCGCGACATCATGACCAAGAAGGCCTTCGAAAACGCCATCGCCGTCACCATGGCCTTCGGCGGATCCACGAACGCGGTCCTGCACCTGCTGGCCATCGCCCGCGAGGCAGAGGTTGACCTCACGCTCGAGGACTTCAACCGCATCGGCGACAAGATCCCGCACCTGGGTGACCTGAAGCCGTTCGGCCGCTACGTCATGCACGACGTCGACAAGATCGGCGGCGTTCCTGTCATCATGAAGGCACTGCTCGACGCCGGCCTGATCCATGGCGACTGCCTCACCGTCACCGGCAAGACCGTGGCCGAGAACCTTGCCAAGATCGATCCGCCGGATCCGGACGGCAAGGTCCTGCGCGCCATGGACAACCCGATCCACAAGACCGGCGGCATCACCATCCTCCACGGTTCCATGGCTCCCGAGGGCGCCGTCGTCAAGAGCGCCGGATTCGACGCCGACGTGTTCGAAGGCACCGCACGCGTCTTTGAGCGCGAGCAGGGCGCCCTGGATGCGCTCGACGCCGGGGCGATCCACGCCGGCGACGTCGTCGTCATCCGCTACGAAGGCCCCAAGGGCGGGCCGGGCATGCGCGAAATGCTCGCCATCACCGGCGCCATCAAGGGTGCCGGCCTGGGCAAGGATGTCCTGCTGCTGACCGACGGCCGGTTCTCCGGCGGCACCACGGGCCTGTGTATCGGGCACGTTGCGCCCGAGGCGGTCGACGGCGGCCCCATCGCCTTCGTGAAGGACGGTGACCGGATCCGCGTGGACATCGCAGCCCGCACCTTCGACCTGCTGGTCGATGCCGACGAGCTCGAAGCCCGCAAGGAAGGCTGGAAGCCACTGCCGGCCAAGTTCACCACCGGAGTCCTGGGCAAGTACGCCAAGCTGGTCAACTCCGCGTCCACGGGTGCTTACTGCGGCTGA
- a CDS encoding acetolactate synthase large subunit — translation MSKGSPISPSLMANKASVAAKAAAAKTRDVASSISAPSDVVDNRVQGPNNVVPPTEMTGSKAIVRALEELGVDDIFGLPGGAILPTYDPLMDSTKIRHILVRHEQGAGHAAEGYAMVTGRAGVCIATSGPGATNLVTAIADAHMDSVPMVAITGQVSSAFIGTDAFQEADIVGITMPITKHSYLVTNADDIPRVLAEAFHIATTGRPGPVLVDISKDAQQAKTQFSWPPKIDLPGYRTVVRGHSKQVREAARLIAASHRPVFYVGGGVLKANASEELLELAELVGAPVVTTLQARGVFPDSHPQHAGMPGMHGSVSAVTALQQSDLLITLGARFDDRVTGVLSSFAPGAKVIHADIDPAEISKNRPADVPIVGSVKEIIPELTDAVRTQFAEERPDITSWWAMIDRLRETYPMGFAEPEDGHIAPQKVIERIGALTGPEGVYVAGVGQHQMWAAQFIKYERPRAWLNSGGLGTMGYSVPAAMGAKVGNPDRVVWAIDGDGCFQMTNQELATCLINKIPIKVAIINNSSLGMVRQWQTLFYESRYSNTDLNTGHDTVRIPDFVKLADAYGCAGLRCEREEDIDDTIRQALAINDRPVVIDFVVSRDSMVWPMVPSGVSNDLIQIARNMTPQWEEED, via the coding sequence ATGAGTAAGGGATCGCCAATCAGCCCGTCGCTGATGGCCAATAAGGCCAGTGTCGCCGCGAAGGCGGCCGCGGCCAAGACGCGTGATGTTGCCTCCTCCATATCCGCACCCTCCGACGTCGTGGACAATCGGGTCCAGGGCCCCAACAACGTTGTTCCGCCCACCGAGATGACCGGCTCTAAAGCTATTGTCCGGGCGCTGGAAGAACTGGGTGTCGACGATATTTTCGGTCTTCCGGGCGGCGCGATCCTTCCGACCTATGACCCGCTCATGGATTCCACCAAGATCAGGCACATTCTGGTCCGCCATGAACAGGGTGCCGGCCACGCGGCCGAGGGGTACGCCATGGTCACCGGCCGCGCCGGTGTCTGCATCGCCACGTCCGGTCCCGGAGCCACCAACCTGGTCACCGCCATCGCGGATGCCCATATGGACTCTGTTCCCATGGTCGCCATCACCGGCCAGGTGTCCAGCGCCTTTATCGGCACCGATGCCTTCCAGGAAGCGGACATCGTGGGCATCACGATGCCCATCACCAAGCACTCATACCTGGTGACCAACGCTGACGACATTCCCCGGGTGCTGGCCGAAGCCTTCCACATTGCCACCACGGGCCGTCCCGGGCCCGTGCTGGTGGATATCTCCAAGGATGCGCAGCAGGCCAAGACGCAGTTCTCCTGGCCGCCCAAGATCGACCTGCCCGGCTACCGCACGGTGGTCCGCGGCCACTCCAAGCAGGTGCGCGAGGCCGCCCGCCTGATCGCCGCATCGCATCGTCCCGTGTTCTACGTGGGCGGCGGCGTGCTGAAGGCCAACGCCTCGGAAGAACTGCTGGAACTGGCTGAACTCGTGGGAGCCCCGGTGGTCACCACCCTCCAGGCCCGCGGCGTTTTCCCCGACTCGCACCCCCAGCACGCCGGCATGCCGGGCATGCACGGATCGGTCTCCGCAGTGACCGCACTGCAGCAGTCGGACCTGCTCATCACGCTCGGTGCCCGCTTTGATGACCGCGTCACCGGCGTCCTGTCCTCCTTCGCCCCCGGCGCCAAGGTCATCCACGCCGACATCGACCCCGCGGAAATCTCCAAGAACCGCCCGGCCGATGTACCAATTGTTGGATCGGTCAAGGAGATCATTCCTGAACTGACCGACGCCGTCCGGACACAGTTCGCCGAGGAACGCCCGGACATCACGTCCTGGTGGGCCATGATCGACCGGCTGCGCGAAACCTATCCGATGGGCTTCGCCGAGCCGGAGGACGGGCACATTGCCCCGCAGAAGGTCATCGAACGCATCGGTGCGCTCACCGGACCGGAAGGCGTGTACGTGGCCGGCGTCGGCCAGCACCAGATGTGGGCCGCTCAGTTCATCAAGTACGAGCGCCCCCGCGCCTGGCTGAACTCCGGCGGACTGGGCACCATGGGCTACTCCGTACCCGCGGCCATGGGCGCCAAGGTCGGCAACCCGGACCGCGTGGTCTGGGCGATCGACGGCGACGGCTGTTTCCAGATGACCAACCAGGAGCTGGCCACCTGCCTGATCAATAAGATTCCGATCAAGGTTGCCATCATCAACAACTCATCCCTGGGCATGGTGCGGCAGTGGCAGACGCTCTTCTACGAGTCCCGCTACTCCAACACGGACCTCAACACCGGCCATGACACCGTGCGCATCCCGGACTTCGTCAAGCTTGCCGACGCGTACGGCTGCGCCGGGCTGCGCTGCGAACGCGAAGAGGACATTGACGACACCATCCGCCAGGCGCTGGCCATCAATGACCGGCCCGTCGTCATCGACTTCGTGGTCAGCCGCGATTCCATGGTGTGGCCGATGGTCCCCTCGGGCGTGTCCAATGACCTGATCCAGATTGCCCGCAACATGACACCCCAATGGGAAGAGGAGGACTAG
- the ilvN gene encoding acetolactate synthase small subunit — protein sequence MARHTLSVLVEDVPGVLTRVASLFARRAFNINSLAVGPSEVPGLSRITVVVEAEGDLLEQVTKQLNKLVNVIKIVELVPESSVQRDHILVKVRADAATRLQVTQAAELFRSSVVDVSTDSLIVEATGTADKLNALLAVLEPFGIREIVQSGTLAIGRGAKSMGDRALRSA from the coding sequence ATGGCACGCCACACCCTTTCCGTGCTGGTTGAAGACGTTCCCGGTGTTCTGACCCGCGTTGCGTCCCTGTTTGCCCGCCGGGCATTCAACATCAATTCTTTGGCCGTTGGCCCCTCGGAGGTTCCGGGCCTGTCCCGCATCACCGTGGTGGTCGAGGCCGAGGGTGACCTGCTCGAACAGGTCACCAAACAACTGAACAAGCTCGTCAACGTCATCAAGATTGTCGAGCTGGTTCCCGAGTCTTCCGTGCAACGCGACCACATCTTGGTCAAGGTTCGCGCGGATGCCGCAACCCGGCTGCAGGTAACCCAAGCAGCCGAGCTGTTCCGTTCTTCAGTGGTTGACGTGTCCACCGACTCGCTGATCGTTGAAGCCACAGGCACCGCCGATAAACTCAACGCACTCCTTGCAGTGCTTGAACCCTTTGGCATCCGCGAAATAGTCCAATCCGGAACCCTGGCCATCGGCCGCGGCGCAAAGTCCATGGGCGACCGCGCCCTGCGCAGCGCCTAG
- the ilvC gene encoding ketol-acid reductoisomerase codes for MTDMYYDDDADLSIIQGRTVAVIGYGSQGHAHALSLRDSGVDVRVGLKEGSKSRAKAEAEGLRVLNVADAVAEADLIMVLTPDQVQRFVYAEDIAPNLQAGDALFFGHGFNIRYGYIQPPADVDVALVAPKGPGHIVRREFEAGRGVPDLIAVEQNPSGKAKELALSYAKAIGGTRAGVIETTFTEETETDLFGEQAVLCGGASQLIQYGFETLTEAGYKPEVAYFEVLHELKLIVDLMVEGGIAKQRWSVSDTAEYGDYVSGPRVIDESVKENMKAVLADIQNGAFAKRFIDDQDADATEFKALRKKGEDHPIEATGRELRKLFSWIKSDDDYTEGSVSR; via the coding sequence GTGACTGACATGTATTACGACGACGACGCCGACCTGTCCATCATCCAGGGACGCACCGTAGCGGTCATTGGCTACGGCAGCCAGGGCCACGCCCACGCGCTCAGCCTCCGCGATTCCGGCGTCGACGTCCGCGTTGGCCTCAAGGAAGGCTCGAAGTCCCGTGCCAAGGCCGAAGCCGAGGGACTGCGCGTGCTCAACGTCGCCGACGCCGTCGCCGAAGCGGACCTGATCATGGTCCTGACCCCGGACCAGGTCCAGCGCTTCGTGTACGCCGAGGACATCGCTCCGAACCTGCAGGCCGGCGACGCCCTGTTCTTCGGCCACGGCTTCAACATCCGCTACGGCTACATCCAGCCGCCGGCCGACGTCGACGTCGCACTGGTTGCCCCCAAGGGCCCGGGCCACATTGTCCGCCGCGAGTTCGAAGCCGGCCGCGGTGTTCCCGACCTGATCGCCGTCGAGCAGAACCCGTCCGGCAAGGCCAAGGAACTGGCCCTGTCCTACGCCAAGGCCATCGGCGGCACCCGTGCCGGCGTCATCGAAACCACCTTCACCGAAGAGACCGAAACCGATCTCTTCGGCGAGCAGGCAGTGCTCTGCGGCGGTGCTTCGCAGCTGATCCAGTACGGTTTCGAAACCCTGACCGAAGCCGGCTACAAGCCGGAGGTTGCGTACTTCGAGGTGCTGCACGAGCTCAAGCTGATTGTTGACCTGATGGTCGAAGGCGGCATCGCCAAGCAGCGCTGGAGTGTCTCCGACACCGCCGAATACGGCGACTACGTGTCCGGTCCCCGCGTCATTGACGAGAGCGTGAAGGAAAACATGAAGGCAGTCCTCGCGGACATCCAGAACGGGGCCTTCGCCAAGCGCTTCATCGACGACCAGGACGCGGACGCTACGGAGTTCAAGGCACTGCGCAAGAAGGGCGAGGACCACCCCATCGAGGCCACCGGCCGCGAACTGCGCAAGCTCTTCTCTTGGATCAAGTCCGACGACGACTACACCGAGGGCTCCGTCTCCCGCTAG
- the serA gene encoding phosphoglycerate dehydrogenase, translating into MTATKPVVLIAEELSPATVQALGPDFEIRSTNGADRAQLLAAIADVDAILVRSATQVDAEAIAAAPKLKVIARAGVGLDNVDIKAATQAGVMVVNAPTSNIISAAELTVGHILSLARHIPQASAALKGGEWKRSKYSGIELFEKKIGIIGLGRIGALVAARLQGFGTEILAYDPYITSARAAQLNVKLVTLDELLEQADFVTIHMPKTPETLGMLGADAFEKMKDTAYVVNVARGGLVDEDALYTALTEGKIAGAGVDVFVKEPSTDLPFQSLDNVIVTPHLGASTEEAQEKAGVSVAKSVRLALAGELVPDAVNVAGGVIAEDVRPGIPLIEKLGRIFTALSHDSVTAVDIEVAGEIASLDVKALELAALKGIFTDIVSEQVSYVNAPVLAEQRGIEVRLLTTPDVDDYRNLLTIRGALSDGTRLEVSGTLTGPKQIQKLVGVNGYDLEIPISEHLIVLIYQDRPGVIGSLGRILGEKDINIAGMQVARNSEGGQALSLLTVDSSVPQDVLEELKVEIGASVAREVDLQD; encoded by the coding sequence GTGACAGCCACCAAGCCCGTCGTACTTATTGCGGAAGAACTTTCCCCGGCCACGGTTCAGGCCCTGGGGCCGGACTTCGAGATCCGCTCCACCAACGGAGCGGACCGCGCCCAGCTGCTGGCCGCAATCGCCGACGTCGACGCCATCCTCGTGCGTTCCGCCACGCAGGTCGACGCCGAAGCCATTGCCGCCGCTCCCAAGCTCAAGGTCATTGCCCGCGCCGGTGTGGGCCTGGACAACGTGGACATCAAGGCCGCCACCCAGGCCGGCGTCATGGTGGTGAACGCACCCACCTCCAACATCATTTCGGCCGCGGAACTGACCGTGGGCCATATCTTGTCCCTGGCCCGCCACATTCCCCAGGCCAGTGCCGCGCTCAAGGGCGGGGAGTGGAAGCGCTCCAAGTACTCCGGCATCGAACTGTTCGAGAAGAAGATCGGCATCATCGGCCTGGGCCGCATTGGTGCCCTCGTTGCTGCCCGCCTGCAGGGTTTCGGCACCGAAATCCTCGCCTATGACCCGTACATCACCTCGGCCCGCGCCGCGCAGCTGAACGTGAAGCTGGTAACCCTGGACGAGCTGCTGGAACAGGCCGACTTCGTCACCATCCACATGCCCAAGACCCCGGAAACCCTGGGCATGCTCGGCGCCGACGCGTTCGAGAAGATGAAGGACACCGCGTACGTGGTCAACGTGGCCCGCGGCGGCCTTGTTGATGAAGATGCCCTGTACACCGCGCTCACCGAGGGCAAGATTGCCGGCGCCGGCGTGGACGTGTTCGTGAAGGAACCCTCCACCGACCTGCCGTTCCAGTCGCTGGACAACGTCATCGTGACCCCGCACCTGGGTGCCTCCACCGAGGAAGCGCAGGAAAAGGCCGGTGTATCGGTGGCCAAATCCGTCCGCCTGGCGCTGGCCGGTGAACTGGTGCCGGACGCCGTCAACGTTGCCGGCGGGGTCATCGCCGAAGACGTGCGCCCGGGTATCCCGCTGATCGAGAAGCTGGGGCGTATCTTCACCGCGCTGTCACACGATTCGGTCACCGCAGTGGACATCGAAGTGGCCGGCGAGATTGCGTCCCTGGACGTCAAGGCCCTGGAGCTGGCAGCGCTCAAGGGCATCTTCACCGACATCGTGTCCGAGCAGGTTTCCTACGTGAACGCCCCGGTGCTGGCCGAGCAGCGCGGCATCGAGGTGCGGCTCCTGACCACGCCTGACGTGGACGATTACCGCAACCTGCTCACCATCCGCGGCGCCCTTTCCGACGGCACCCGCCTGGAGGTCTCCGGCACCCTGACCGGACCGAAGCAGATCCAGAAGCTCGTGGGCGTCAACGGCTATGACCTGGAAATCCCGATCAGCGAACACCTGATTGTGCTGATCTACCAGGACCGTCCCGGCGTCATCGGCTCCCTGGGCCGGATCCTGGGCGAGAAGGACATCAACATTGCCGGCATGCAGGTGGCCCGGAACAGCGAGGGCGGCCAGGCGCTGTCCCTGCTGACTGTCGATTCCTCAGTGCCGCAGGACGTGCTGGAAGAGCTGAAGGTCGAAATCGGTGCCTCTGTTGCCCGCGAGGTCGACCTGCAGGACTGA
- a CDS encoding ABC transporter ATP-binding protein, which yields MTASMPGMPPLLAADNLVKTYNSNAPALAGVSLSVRPGEAIAVMGASGSGKTTLLHCLAGIIQPDAGSVRLFRGSGAPVEVTALDDDARSALRRRDFGFVFQQGLLIPELTAGENVALALMLDGTDRVRAEQTAAAALSALGLAGMEGRRIGELSGGQAQRVAIARAQVTGARVLFADEPTGALDSRTSADVMRLLLGTVQGTGRSLVVVTHDPEVARWCARVVTLADGRVVADTAGAAGMIR from the coding sequence ATGACTGCATCCATGCCCGGTATGCCGCCCCTGCTGGCAGCCGACAACCTCGTAAAGACCTACAACAGCAACGCACCCGCCCTCGCCGGTGTCAGCCTTTCCGTCCGGCCCGGTGAAGCCATTGCCGTGATGGGAGCTTCGGGTTCGGGAAAGACCACTCTGCTGCACTGCCTGGCCGGCATTATCCAGCCCGACGCCGGAAGCGTACGGCTCTTCCGCGGATCCGGTGCCCCGGTTGAGGTCACCGCCCTCGACGACGACGCAAGGTCCGCCCTGCGCCGCCGGGACTTCGGCTTCGTATTCCAGCAGGGGCTGCTCATTCCCGAACTCACCGCGGGGGAGAACGTGGCCCTGGCCCTGATGCTCGACGGCACGGACCGGGTCCGTGCGGAACAGACCGCAGCGGCTGCCCTGTCCGCCCTGGGGCTGGCCGGCATGGAGGGCCGAAGGATCGGAGAGCTGTCCGGCGGCCAGGCACAACGGGTGGCGATTGCCCGGGCACAGGTCACGGGAGCACGGGTACTGTTCGCGGATGAGCCCACCGGTGCCCTCGACTCCCGGACGTCAGCGGACGTGATGAGGCTGCTGCTGGGAACAGTGCAGGGGACCGGCCGGTCGCTGGTGGTTGTCACGCACGATCCGGAGGTTGCCCGGTGGTGCGCACGGGTGGTCACCCTTGCCGACGGCCGGGTCGTTGCCGATACGGCCGGTGCGGCGGGAATGATCCGATGA
- a CDS encoding FtsX-like permease family protein — translation MSTTVSSAFGRAAGVSGLAVPLRIAWLLNRPGTSGHRAALLPAASFAVVTTLLLTVLAGALSFLQWGDAEGDLYLLLASFALILLVLPLITLGGSAARLSARRRDEHLSTLRLLGASAKTVRQVTVLEAGAQALAGALGGVVGYAVLAPFVQLIHFRGAPLGSAYWLHPAAGLATVAAVVLLAVGSSAVGLRKVIISPLGVRTRALAQKVHWSRAGIAVAILGICVLALMIPGAGAVLALMIIFGVFAAGLAVLNLVGPWLVSVSARRRLRRATTPQALMAARIVLDAPKAAWRQVSALSMVCFTAVIAGAGAAALQGAQSEGPEDFLLQDIMTGVLITVIAGFLMVACSAGINQAATVLDRADLYRSLDRMGMPREVIDAARIGAVMQPLLLVSIVSTAVPAVLLFPLTGAALLVAPVSVAFLVGSVAVGVALVRAGLAATGPVLTGVLADSETGR, via the coding sequence ATGAGCACCACCGTATCCTCAGCTTTTGGCCGTGCGGCCGGAGTCTCAGGCCTGGCCGTCCCGCTGCGCATCGCCTGGCTCCTGAACAGACCGGGCACCTCGGGACACAGGGCGGCGCTGCTGCCGGCGGCATCCTTTGCCGTGGTCACCACCCTCCTGCTGACGGTGCTTGCCGGCGCCCTGTCCTTCCTGCAGTGGGGGGATGCGGAAGGCGATCTCTACCTGCTGCTCGCATCCTTCGCACTTATTTTGCTGGTGCTTCCCCTGATCACGCTTGGCGGTTCGGCCGCACGGCTGTCGGCCCGGCGCCGCGACGAGCATCTCTCGACCCTGCGCCTGCTGGGTGCGTCCGCGAAGACGGTCCGCCAAGTAACGGTCCTGGAAGCCGGCGCGCAGGCGCTCGCCGGTGCACTGGGCGGAGTGGTCGGTTACGCGGTGCTCGCCCCGTTCGTTCAGCTGATCCATTTCCGGGGAGCCCCGCTGGGCTCGGCGTATTGGCTGCACCCGGCCGCAGGCCTGGCCACGGTGGCAGCCGTGGTGCTCCTGGCCGTGGGAAGTTCCGCCGTCGGCCTCCGCAAGGTCATCATCTCGCCACTGGGCGTACGGACGAGGGCCTTGGCCCAAAAGGTCCACTGGAGCCGGGCGGGAATCGCCGTTGCGATTCTGGGAATCTGCGTCCTTGCCCTCATGATCCCCGGCGCCGGAGCCGTGCTGGCCCTGATGATCATCTTCGGTGTGTTCGCAGCCGGGCTGGCAGTACTGAACCTGGTCGGGCCCTGGCTGGTGTCCGTCTCCGCCCGGCGGCGGCTGCGCCGGGCCACAACGCCGCAGGCGCTGATGGCCGCACGGATCGTCCTGGATGCACCGAAAGCGGCATGGCGGCAGGTCAGCGCGCTGTCGATGGTCTGCTTCACTGCCGTTATTGCCGGCGCCGGAGCAGCGGCACTGCAGGGAGCGCAGTCCGAGGGTCCGGAGGACTTCCTGCTGCAGGACATCATGACGGGTGTTCTGATCACGGTTATCGCCGGCTTCCTCATGGTGGCCTGCTCGGCGGGAATTAACCAGGCAGCCACCGTGCTGGACCGGGCGGACCTCTACCGCAGCCTGGACCGGATGGGCATGCCCCGCGAAGTCATTGATGCTGCGCGCATCGGAGCGGTCATGCAGCCGTTGCTGCTGGTCAGCATCGTGTCCACCGCTGTGCCCGCGGTGCTGCTGTTCCCGCTGACCGGGGCAGCGCTGCTGGTTGCACCGGTATCCGTGGCCTTCCTGGTGGGGTCGGTCGCCGTCGGCGTGGCACTGGTGCGGGCCGGACTGGCCGCGACAGGCCCAGTGCTGACCGGAGTGCTGGCCGATTCGGAGACGGGACGCTAA
- a CDS encoding NADP-dependent oxidoreductase, with amino-acid sequence MKAFAISKYKGPLQEVNMPEPEVGGNDVLVDVQTAGVNHLDEMIRSGEFKQILRYRLPLTLGNEVAGTVVRAGRSVRGFAPGDTVYARPRRDRIGTFAEWTAIAEEDLAPTPVSLDLTEAGSLPLVALTAWQALIERGNVQPGQKVLIHSGAGGVGSIAIQLAKHLGAEVATTASGSNGAFVRDLGADVVIDYRAQDFEQVLHGYDLVLDTLGGRNLEKSLRVLRPGGRVIGIAGPPDPAFAREMVVNPLVRSVITLLSSGVRRRARKLGVTYEFLFMHASGEQLRKITALVDDGVLRPVVGRVFPFDQTPEALQALGKGGIRGKVVISRDGGRVDD; translated from the coding sequence ATGAAGGCGTTTGCGATCAGCAAGTACAAGGGGCCGCTGCAGGAAGTGAACATGCCCGAGCCGGAGGTGGGTGGGAACGATGTCCTCGTTGACGTTCAAACCGCCGGGGTCAACCACCTTGATGAGATGATTCGCAGCGGTGAGTTCAAACAGATCCTGCGGTACCGGCTCCCGCTGACCCTTGGCAACGAAGTGGCAGGAACGGTGGTTCGGGCAGGCCGCTCGGTGCGCGGCTTCGCCCCGGGCGACACCGTGTACGCCCGGCCCAGGAGGGACCGCATCGGGACCTTCGCCGAATGGACTGCCATTGCCGAGGAGGATCTTGCCCCAACGCCGGTCTCGCTGGACCTGACGGAAGCGGGGTCGCTGCCGCTGGTGGCGCTCACCGCTTGGCAGGCCCTGATTGAGCGCGGCAACGTTCAGCCGGGGCAAAAGGTCCTGATCCATTCCGGTGCCGGCGGTGTCGGGTCCATCGCGATTCAGCTTGCCAAGCATTTGGGTGCCGAGGTGGCTACGACGGCCAGCGGCTCCAACGGCGCCTTTGTGCGCGATCTCGGAGCCGACGTCGTCATCGATTACCGGGCACAGGACTTTGAGCAGGTGCTGCACGGCTATGACCTTGTCCTGGACACCCTGGGCGGCAGGAACCTTGAAAAGTCCCTGCGGGTTCTGCGTCCGGGCGGAAGAGTCATTGGCATTGCGGGTCCACCGGATCCGGCGTTCGCCCGGGAGATGGTCGTGAACCCTCTGGTGCGGTCGGTGATCACCCTGCTCAGCTCAGGCGTGCGGCGTCGGGCCAGAAAGCTGGGCGTCACGTACGAATTCCTGTTTATGCACGCCAGCGGTGAGCAGCTGCGCAAAATCACTGCCCTGGTCGACGACGGCGTGCTGCGCCCGGTGGTGGGAAGGGTGTTTCCGTTCGACCAGACGCCCGAGGCACTGCAGGCCCTGGGAAAGGGCGGGATCCGGGGCAAAGTGGTGATCAGCCGCGATGGTGGCCGGGTGGACGATTAG